In Mercenaria mercenaria strain notata chromosome 15, MADL_Memer_1, whole genome shotgun sequence, a single genomic region encodes these proteins:
- the LOC123552955 gene encoding band 7 protein AGAP004871-like, producing the protein MSETVEETAAHAEGEKLEEEVTDKGKLLEMEEVQTTQPTTSQPQQPAPTQTQTQPETSEGESEACATCLQIFSILVIVLFFPFSLLCALKMVQEYERAVIFRLGRIIDGGAKGPGLFFVYPCMDTVTTVDMRTKAFDINPQEILTKDQLTVMVDAVIYLRIIDPVLSITRVENVNASSKMLGATTLRNTLGTYNMTDILSKRDEINSQMKVLLDEATDPWGVDVERVEITDVRLPEQMQRAMAAEAEATREARAKVIAAEGEQRASRALKEAADVMIESPAAMQLRYLQTLNTISAEKNSTIIFPLPLEFMQVFKGPQPSQSQ; encoded by the exons ATGTCTGAAACAGTTGAAGAGACCGCGGCTCATGCTGAAGGTGAGAAATTAGAAGAGGAAGTCACTGACAAAGGGAAGTTACTCGAGATGGAAGAAGTGCAAACAACCCAACCTACCACTTCACAACCACAACAGCCTG CTCCTACGCAGACACAGACGCAACCGGAAACGAGCGAGGGAGAGTCTGAGGCATGCGCAACTTGCCTGCAAATCTTCTCGATACTGGTCATTGTGCTGTTCTTCCCTTTTTCTCTCTTGTGTGCTTTGAAG ATGGTCCAGGAATACGAACGAGCTGTCATTTTCCGATTAGGTCGAATCATTGACGGAGGGGCCAAGGGTCCAG GTTTGTTCTTTGTGTACCCGTGCATGGATACAGTTACAACAGTAGACATGCGGACTAAAGCGTTTGACATCAACCCTCAGGAG ATACTGACGAAGGACCAACTTACAGTTATGGTGGACGCTGTCATATACTTGCGTATAATTGACCCCGTTTTATCCATCACTCGGGTAGAGAATGTCAACGCATCCAGCAAGATGTTAGGGGCAACAACGTTGAGAAACACGCTAGGCACCTACAACATGACCGATATCTTGTCTAAAAGAGACGAGATCAATTCTCAGATGAAG GTTCTCTTGGACGAGGCGACAGATCCATGGGGCGTTGACGTTGAACGCGTAGAAAT TACTGACGTTCGTTTACCAGAGCAGATGCAGAGAGCCATGGCTGCTGAAGCTGAGGCAACCAGAGAGGCTCGAGCTAAG GTGATTGCTGCAGAAGGTGAACAAAGGGCGTCGCGTGCTTTGAAAGAAGCAGCAGACGTCATGATAGAATCGCCCGCCGCCATGCAACTCCGGTACCTGCAGACGCTTAACACCATCTCAGCTGAAAAGAACTCAACCATCATCTTCCCTCTGCCGCTTGAATTCATGCAAGTGTTCAAAGGACCACAACCTAGTCAGAGTCAATAG